GAAGCGGATCTTCGTCCCGATCCTGCGGGTGACCACGATCGAACCGGGTTCGGTCACGCTCACCACCGGCAACGTCAGTCTGCGTCGTTTCCATCAGCGCCCCGCCGAGGTGCTCGCGCTCGGGCAGGTGTTGGACTCCCGTGTGCGCGTGGACGACCCCGAACACGAGGAGTTGCACGGCATCGACGTCGTGGTCGTGGATCTCGGTATCGAGCAGACCCGTACGCGGGACTGGGTGGTGTCCAAGGTCGCGGTGCGCGCCGCGCGGGGACGACTCGGACGCCGCGCCGCGATCCGTGTGGTCGACTGGCAGCACGTACAGGGGCTCACCCACACCGATCTGTCGCTGCCCGGGCAGGGCGTGTCCGCCCTCCTGAGTCAGTACGAGGGGATGCGGCCCGCGGACGTGGCGAACGCGATGCGGGATCTGCCCGAGAAACGGCGGCACGAGCTGGCCCTCGCCCTCGACGACGAACGGCTCGCGGACGTCGTCCAGGAACTCCCCGCAGACGACCAGACCGATCTCCTCATGCACCTCGAGGTGGAGCGCGCGGCCGACGTCCTCGAAGCGATGGACCCGGACGACGCCGCCGACGTTCTCGGCGTGCTCCCCGAGACCGAGGCGGAGTCCCTGCTCCGGCTGATGGATCCCGAGGACTCCGAACCCGTGCGCAGGCTGCTCGAACATCTCCCGGACACCGCCGGTGGCCTGATGACCCCCGAGCCGGTCGTGCTCACCGCCGGTGCCACCGTCGCCGAGGCGCTCGCCCGCGTGCGCAATCCCGATCTCACGCCGGCCCTGGCGAGCATCGTGTGTGTCGTCCGGCCACCGACCGCCACTCCGACCGGACGGTATCTCGGCTGTGTCCACCTACAGAAGTTGCTGCGGGAGCCGCCCGCGAGCCTCGTCGGTGGCATCCTCGACACAGACCTGCCCACCCTGGCGCCGGACGATTCCCTGACCGCGGTCACCCGCTACTTCGCCACCTACAACCTGGTGTGTGGCCCGGTGGTGGACGACGAGAACCATCTTCTCGGAGCGGTGACCGTCGACGACGTCCTCGACCACCTGCTGCCCGAGGACTGGCGCGAGGAGGACCCTGCCGATGAGTGACAAGAGCACCCGCAACCTGTCCGACCGGCAGCGCCTCGAGACACCCCGGGGATCACGCGGGTTCCGGTTCAACTACGACGTCGAGGCGGTCGGGCGGGTCAGCGAGAGCATCGCCCGCTTCCTCGGCACCGGACGATATCTGGCCATCCAGACGGGAATCGTGATCGTCTGGATAGCGCTCAACCTGTTCGCGATCAGGCTCCAGTGGGACCCCTACCCGTTCATCCTGCTCAACCTCGCGTTCTCGACCCAGGCGGCGTACGCGGCGCCGCTGATCCTGCTCGCCCAGAATCGGCAGGAGAACCGCGACCGGGTCTCGCTCGAGGAGGACCGCTCGCGCGCCGAGCAGACGAAGGCCGATACCGAGTTCCTGGCCCGGGAGCTCGCCGCGCTGCGTATCGCGGTCGGCGAGGTCGCCACCCGCGACTACGTGCGACGCGAACTCGACGAGATCAAGACGATGCTCGCCGAGATGCAGGCCGCCGATCCCCGCGAGGAGGACTCCGGTCCCACCGATACCGGATCACGGCCGAAGTGAACGACGGTTCCGCCGTCGTCTGAGCGAATACGCATCCCCGTTCGTCACACATATGTAACGTGTGTCACGACCGAGTGGATGTACGCGGTGTGTACGACGAACAGCGCCGCTGGGGGTGAACGAGTGCGGATTCGAGGGTTGCTGACCGCCGCGGTGCTGATCGCCGGCGCCTCCGCGACAGCAGTGTCGTCGACGGGCGTCGTCGCGACGACGGGCGCCGAGCCGCTCGCTGTCGTCGCCGAGCCACCTCTGTCGGGCCCGGACACGGAGCTGGGAGCACAGCCACCGGCCGGATTCGTCCCTCCGACGCCGCGCGTCCCCCGGTCCCAGCGCACCGTGCCCCCGCCGCCTGCACCCGCCATGCAGAGCCCGGAGGTTCCGGCGATGTCCGGGTTGATCGCGGCTCCCATCGTCCTCAGCGCACTGGGCATCCCGGAGATCATCCTCAACGCCTACCGGGCGGCCGAGCTCGAGATGATGATCGAGAAGCCGGGATGCGGCCTACCGTGGCACCTGCTCGCCGGGATCGGCCGCATCGAGTCCGGCCACGCGGGCGGCGGTCGCACCGACGCCGTCGGCACCACGCTCACTCCGATCCTGGGTCCGACGCTCGACGGCCATCTCGCCGGCAACGAGATCATCCGCGACACCGACGGCGGTCTCGTCGACGGCGATCCGCTCCACGACCGAGCCGTCGGACCGATGCAGTTCATCCCGTCCACGTGGGCGCGGTACGCGTCGGACGGCAACGCGGACGGCGTCGCCGACCCGCACAATGTGTTCGATGCCGCGCTGGCGGCGGGCCGGTACCTCTGCTCGGGCGATCTCGACCTGCGGGACGCGAGCCAGCTGCAACGCGCGGTGCTCCGCTACAACAACTCGTCGGTGTACGCGGCCAATGTCCTCACCTGGTCCGAGGCCTACGCGCGCGGCACCACGCCGAACGGGAGCGACACCCCTGGGGGCACGGCGCCGAGCCCCACTCCCAGCCCCGCGGCGGATCTCGCCGCCACACCCGCGGCCCCGGCCGCGCCACCCGATCCCGACGAGGTGCTCCCGGACGCCACGCCCGTCCCGGATGTGATCGACCCCACACTGACGGAACCCGCGCCGGCATTCCCCGGGTTACCACCGCTGCCGGATCTGTCGTGCCTGTTCTGCCCGCCGACGGAGCGCGCGTCGGCACCGCCGCAGCCCGCCCCGGCACCACCCGAGGGCTGATTCCGAGAAGTCACGAAAACAGGACTTTCCCGACCAAACAGGTCACGGATATGTAACGGAACCATCTCGAATCATGTAGCGTCACCGAGGCAATGTCACGAAAGCGCCTCGGAACCGCATCCGAACTCCGCAACTCGAGTTCGCCTGCCCCGGTGTCGAGGCCGCAACTCGTCCCGCCAGTGGGGCCGCAGGAGGATTCGAGTGGGTCGGCACAGTAAGAAATCGGAATCACGTCTGCGCCGCAATTCGGTGATCGCACTGGCGGGCCTGGTGCCCGCCGGGCTGGTCACCGCCGCGAGCAATGCCGGGGCCGACACCGACCTCCCGTTCTTCCAGGCCGAACCAGATGCCGCCGCGGCACCCGAGGCCGCCGGCCCCGGCGCCATCCGTCCCGCCGCCGCACTGGCCGCCGCGGACGTGACCGCGAACATCGACGCCGCCGCGCAGGCGATGCCCGAGCCGACGCCGGAGCCGACGCCCGTGCAGCCGACGCCGCCGCTGCCCGCCAGCATCGCCGAGGGGGCACTCGGCATCCCCGGCGTCCTCGTCGACGCGTACCAGAACGCCGAGCGGATCCTTCGGGTGGAACAGCCCGGCTGCAACATGTACTGGACGCTCATCGCGGGAGTGGGCCGGGTCGAATCCACCCACGCCTACGACGGCAAGGTCGACGAGCGGGGCACGATGCTCGAGCCCGTCCTCGGGCCCCGGCTCGACGGCAGCCTCGCGGGCAACGCCACCATCCGCGACACCGACGGCGGCGCCCTGGACGGCGATCCGGTGTTCGATCGCGCGGTGGGGCCCACCCAGTTCCTCCCGGAGACCTGGAATCGTTACGCCGGTGACGGCAACGGTGACGGTGTGGCCGACCCCCAGAACGTGTACGACTCGGCGCTGACCACCGGCAAGTACCTCTGCGACGGCGGGCTGAACATGCACGATCCGATCCACGTCGCGAAGGCCGTCCACCGCTACAACAACTCGGCGGCATACGTCGCGAACGTCCTCGCCTGGTCCACCGGCTATTCCACCGGCATCGTCCCGACCTCCGCCGAACTCCCCCGGATTCACTGAGCGGCTCCCCCGGAGTCACCGGCCCTGCGCGCGCGTCCCTACGATGGTGTCATGGCAGTACTGAGCGAGTCCGATGTCCGCGGCGCCCTGGCACGCGTGGAGGACCCGGAGATCCGGAAACCCATCACCGATCTCGGGATGGTGCGGAACGTCGACATCTCCGACGACGGCAGCGTCGACATCGGCATCTACCTCACGACTGCCGGATGCCCGATGCGCACCGAGATCACCGAGCGGGTCACCAAGGCCGTCGCGGACGTCTCGGGTGTCGGCGCCATCCGCGTCGAACTGGATGTCATGAACGACGAGCAGCGCACCGAACTGCGTCGCTCGCTCCGCGGCGACTCCGCCGAGCCCGTCATCCCGTTCGCCCAGCCCGGTTCGCTCACGCGCGTCTACGCCGTCGCCTCCGGCAAGGGCGGGGTCGGCAAGTCGTCCGTGACGGTGAATCTCGCCGCGGCCCTCGCGGCCCGCGGGTTGTCCGTCGGTGTCCTCGACGCCGACATCTACGGCCACTCGGTGCCGCGGATGCTCGGCACCGATGCCAAGCCGACACAGGTCGAGCGAATGATCATGCCGCCGATCGCCCACGACGTGAAGATGATCTCGATCGCACAGTTCACCCAGGGAAACACCCCGGTCGTCTGGCGCGGACCGATGCTGCACCGCGCGTTGCAGCAGTTCCTCGCCGACGTCTTCTGGGGCGATCTCGACGTCCTGCTGCTCGATCTGCCGCCCGGCACCGGCGACGTGGCCATCTCGGTGGCCCAGTTGATCCCCAACGCGGAGATCCTCGTCGTCACCACGCCCCAGCAGGCGGCGGCCGAGGTGGCCGAGCGCGCGGGAGCCATCGCACTGCAGACGCGTCAGCGGATCGTCGGCGTGGTCGAGAACATGTCCTGGATGGAGATGCCGGACGGCAGCCGGATGGACGTGTTCGGTTCCGGTGGCGGGCAGGCCGTCGCGGAGCGGCTCACCCGCGCCGTCGGTGCCCAGGTTCCGCTCCTCGGTCAGATCCCCCTCGAGCAGGCGGTGCGAGAGGGAGGCGACTCCGGACTCCCGATCGTGCTCGGTCAGCCCGAGTCCCCGGCCGCCGTCGCCCTACGCGAAGTGGCCGAGAAGCTCGCGGTGCGCAAGCGCGGCCTGGCCGGAATGTCCCTCGGTATCGACACCACCCGGCACCTGTAGCGGGCGCCCGAGCCGTACTCGGGCGAGTGCGGCTCAGGTGGCGTCGGGATCGATCGGCGGCCGGGCGTTCGCCGCGGGCACGTCCGGCGCCGCGGACGCGGGCGGGGTGCCGTTGGTGTCCTGGGACGCCGCGCCGTTCGACGGCGCGGTCTTGTCGAAGTTGCCCGTGAAGATCGAATCGTCACCGTCGAGCAGATGCTTGGTGATCGCGGCCCGTGGACTCATCCCCCGGAGCTGATTGAGCTCGGACAGGGGCTTGCGCAGATCGTCGAACTCGGGACCCAGTTCGTCCTTGAGCTGCTGCGTCGCGCCGGTGGCGTAATCACGCACCTGACGCAGCGACTTCGACACCCAACTGATGGCCCCAGGAAGCCGCTCCGGTCCCAGAATGACCAGAGCTGCGATGAGGAGCACCATGAACTCGCCCCAACCGACGTTGCCGAACACTCGGTCAGACTACTGTGCCGACGCCGTGCGTGCCCAGGCGGAACGACCGTTTCACAGCCTGCTCGCAGGAACGTGCATGCTCAGTCCGAGACCGGGGTGACCTGAACCTCGACGTTGCGTCCCTCGCGCACCAGCTGCACCGTGGTCGGCTCACCGATCTGCTGGAGGTTGATCGCGACGGCCAGCTCGTCGGCGCTGGTGACCTGCCGGTCGCCCACGCGCACGATCACGTCCCGTTCGACGATCCCCGCGTTCGCGGCCGGGCTGCCCTCCCGGACGTTCGCCACCTCGGCGCCACTGGTGGCGTCGTTGACGACGGTGCGGGCATTGACTCCGATGTCCGGGTGGTGCATCACCCCGTCCCGGATGAGTGCCTGGCTGATCGCCGCGACGTCGTCGATCGGGATCGCGAAGCCCAGGCCCACGGACCCGCCGGTCTCGCTGAGCATCGCCGTGTTGATACCGATCACCCGGCCCTCCGAGTCGACCAGCGCGCCTCCGGAGTTGCCGTGGTTGATCGACGCATCGGTCTGCACGGCGTCGATCACGGCGTTGGTGTCGGTGCCCTGGCCGGACAGCCGCATCGGCCGATTGAGGGCACTGACGATGCCCGCCGTGACGGTCTTGCTCAGCCCCAACGGCGAGCCGACGGCGACCACGTCGTC
This genomic interval from Rhodococcus triatomae contains the following:
- the tatB gene encoding Sec-independent protein translocase protein TatB gives rise to the protein MFGNVGWGEFMVLLIAALVILGPERLPGAISWVSKSLRQVRDYATGATQQLKDELGPEFDDLRKPLSELNQLRGMSPRAAITKHLLDGDDSIFTGNFDKTAPSNGAASQDTNGTPPASAAPDVPAANARPPIDPDAT
- a CDS encoding magnesium transporter MgtE N-terminal domain-containing protein, which codes for MAAASKVFAARLAGLVVLGPDGESIGRVRDMVITARVGRQQPRVLGLVVEMFTRKRIFVPILRVTTIEPGSVTLTTGNVSLRRFHQRPAEVLALGQVLDSRVRVDDPEHEELHGIDVVVVDLGIEQTRTRDWVVSKVAVRAARGRLGRRAAIRVVDWQHVQGLTHTDLSLPGQGVSALLSQYEGMRPADVANAMRDLPEKRRHELALALDDERLADVVQELPADDQTDLLMHLEVERAADVLEAMDPDDAADVLGVLPETEAESLLRLMDPEDSEPVRRLLEHLPDTAGGLMTPEPVVLTAGATVAEALARVRNPDLTPALASIVCVVRPPTATPTGRYLGCVHLQKLLREPPASLVGGILDTDLPTLAPDDSLTAVTRYFATYNLVCGPVVDDENHLLGAVTVDDVLDHLLPEDWREEDPADE
- a CDS encoding lytic transglycosylase domain-containing protein, producing the protein MRIRGLLTAAVLIAGASATAVSSTGVVATTGAEPLAVVAEPPLSGPDTELGAQPPAGFVPPTPRVPRSQRTVPPPPAPAMQSPEVPAMSGLIAAPIVLSALGIPEIILNAYRAAELEMMIEKPGCGLPWHLLAGIGRIESGHAGGGRTDAVGTTLTPILGPTLDGHLAGNEIIRDTDGGLVDGDPLHDRAVGPMQFIPSTWARYASDGNADGVADPHNVFDAALAAGRYLCSGDLDLRDASQLQRAVLRYNNSSVYAANVLTWSEAYARGTTPNGSDTPGGTAPSPTPSPAADLAATPAAPAAPPDPDEVLPDATPVPDVIDPTLTEPAPAFPGLPPLPDLSCLFCPPTERASAPPQPAPAPPEG
- a CDS encoding DUF1003 domain-containing protein codes for the protein MSDKSTRNLSDRQRLETPRGSRGFRFNYDVEAVGRVSESIARFLGTGRYLAIQTGIVIVWIALNLFAIRLQWDPYPFILLNLAFSTQAAYAAPLILLAQNRQENRDRVSLEEDRSRAEQTKADTEFLARELAALRIAVGEVATRDYVRRELDEIKTMLAEMQAADPREEDSGPTDTGSRPK
- a CDS encoding lytic transglycosylase domain-containing protein codes for the protein MGRHSKKSESRLRRNSVIALAGLVPAGLVTAASNAGADTDLPFFQAEPDAAAAPEAAGPGAIRPAAALAAADVTANIDAAAQAMPEPTPEPTPVQPTPPLPASIAEGALGIPGVLVDAYQNAERILRVEQPGCNMYWTLIAGVGRVESTHAYDGKVDERGTMLEPVLGPRLDGSLAGNATIRDTDGGALDGDPVFDRAVGPTQFLPETWNRYAGDGNGDGVADPQNVYDSALTTGKYLCDGGLNMHDPIHVAKAVHRYNNSAAYVANVLAWSTGYSTGIVPTSAELPRIH
- a CDS encoding Mrp/NBP35 family ATP-binding protein; this translates as MAVLSESDVRGALARVEDPEIRKPITDLGMVRNVDISDDGSVDIGIYLTTAGCPMRTEITERVTKAVADVSGVGAIRVELDVMNDEQRTELRRSLRGDSAEPVIPFAQPGSLTRVYAVASGKGGVGKSSVTVNLAAALAARGLSVGVLDADIYGHSVPRMLGTDAKPTQVERMIMPPIAHDVKMISIAQFTQGNTPVVWRGPMLHRALQQFLADVFWGDLDVLLLDLPPGTGDVAISVAQLIPNAEILVVTTPQQAAAEVAERAGAIALQTRQRIVGVVENMSWMEMPDGSRMDVFGSGGGQAVAERLTRAVGAQVPLLGQIPLEQAVREGGDSGLPIVLGQPESPAAVALREVAEKLAVRKRGLAGMSLGIDTTRHL